A window of Fragaria vesca subsp. vesca linkage group LG7, FraVesHawaii_1.0, whole genome shotgun sequence contains these coding sequences:
- the LOC101305990 gene encoding uncharacterized protein LOC101305990 codes for MPGISPDVITHKLNILKDYSPVKQKRCAFNPEKYRAIQAEVRRLKEIKFIHEVSYPTWVSNVVMVPKPNGKWRMCVDYTNLNKACPMDSFPLPQIDQLVDSTAGFKMLSFLDAYSGYNQIKMQPTDQDHTTFVTDKGLYCYEVMPFGLKNAGATYQRLVNAMFEEKIGEVMEVYVDDMLVKSKADDDHIANLDKVFTKLLAHGMRPNPQKCILAVSGRKFLGFMVSERGIEANPEKVQAILDMTVPRTRNKVQCLTGRLVALARFISHLTDKCNPFFQLLKTQYKENVAWGPEHDDAFNNIKAYLVAVPFLSKPVPGEVLYLYLTVSATTISAALTRHDHDNELPVYYCGRGFADPETRYPDIEKLALALITAARKLRQYFQAHTIHVLTNHPLQQILQKPETLGRMVKWAIELGKFDLHFKPRTAIKGLSGAGIIIIDPEGNSYEYALRFEFKASNNIAEYEALITGIQLCRELGALHIHIFSDSQLVVNQVVGDFKANQKNLGSYKSLAGALLQHFTSYKLTQIPRAKNSKADALARLATAPPKSTPPDVHIEVLDKPSISKAYSEIFVLEAPSQPSWMDPYVAFLSNGTLPRDKHEAQRLRHKASLYLLRGKKLYRRGQSCPFLRCLPTEEGHKVLKSLHSGVCGNHAGARNLMFKALRAGYYWPTLEQDAKAVAQVCLHYHKFANFAHHPPVPLSVIISPIPFSHWGLDFVGRLPTAPGQLKFAIVIVDYNTKWIEVEPLATITTEKVINFLWRNLYCRFGVPQAIITDNGTQFDNDTFREFLYEQGIAIFYASPTHPQTNGQVEAINKFIKQNLKKRLEDAKGLWAVKLPEVLWTIRTTPTTATGESPYLLSFGTEAVILVEMEVPSERITTYDPKTNATGLRLNMDLLEERRDRAHLRNVNNKQKIARHYNKKVVPCPLKVGDWVMKEVIPHPTRLKAKWEGPLEIVNAPGPATFYLRDTDSRVLPLPWNARHLHLHLHLYPI; via the exons ATGCCAGGCATCTCCCCTGATGTCATCACACACAAACTTAACATCCTCAAAGACTATTCCCCTGTTAAGCAAAAACGGTGTGCCTTTAACCCGGAGAAGTATCGAGCTATCCAGGCCGAGGTCCGGCGGTTAAAAGAAATCAAATTCATACATGAGGTCTCATACCCAACATGGGTTTCCAATGTGGTCATGGTCCCCAAGCCCAATGGCAAGTGGCGAATGTGTGTCGATTACACTAACCTCAACAAGGCATGCCCCATGGACAGCTTCCCTTTGCCACAGATTGACCAGCTGGTTGATTCCACAGCCGGTTTCAAGATGCTCAGCTTTCTAGATGCCTACTCGGGATATAACCAAATCAAAATGCAGCCCACAGATCAAGACCACACCACTTTTGTTACGGACAAGGGACTGTATTGTTACGAGGTCATGCCTTTTGGCCTCAAGAACGCGGGAGCAACCTATCAGAGGCTGGTCAATGCCATGTTTGAAGAGAAAATTGGGGAAGTCATGGAAGTCTACGTGGATGACATGTTAGTCAAAAGCAAGGCAGATGACGACCACATTGCCAACCTAGACAAAGTCTTCACTAAGCTCCTGGCTCACGGGATGCGCCCCAACCCCCAAAAGTGTATCTTGGCTGTTAGTGGCAGAAAGTTTTTGGGTTTCATGGTCAGTGAAAGAGGCATTGAAGCTAACCCAGAAAAAGTACAAGCCATACTTGACATGACGGTCCCAAGGACTCGGAATAAGGTCCAATGCCTCACGGGACGCTTGGTAGCCTTGGCTCGTTTCATCTCCCACCTCACAGACAAATGCAACCCATTCTTCCAACTGCTAAAAACTCAATACAAGGAGAATGTGGCATGGGGCCCAGAACACGACGATGCCTTCAACAATATCAAAGCCTACCTTGTAGCGGTCCCCTTTCTCTCCAAGCCTGTCCCGGGAGAAGTACTTTACTTGTATTTGACTGTTTCCGCCACGACCATCAGCGCTGCTCTCACACGCCATGACCATGACAATGAACTCCCCGTCTACTATTGTGGTAGAGGGTTTGCGGATCCCGAGACCCGCTACCCTGATATTGAGAAACTAGCTTTAGCCCTCATCACTGCGGCAAGAAAACTCAGACAATACTTCCAAGCTCACACCATCCATGTCCTAACCAATCACCCTCTGCAGCAAATACTCCAAAAGCCTGAAACTTTAGGGCGCATGGTAAAATGGGCAATTGAATTGGGAAAATTTGACCTACATTTCAAGCCAAGAACAGCCATAAAAGG GCTCAGTGGAGCAGGGATAATAATTATAGACCCAGAGGGGAATTCGTATGAATATGCTCTTCGATTTGAATTCAAGGCATCTAACAACATAGCTGAATACGAGGCTCTCATAACCGGCATTCAGCTCTGTCGAGAACTCGGCGCCCTGCACATCCACATATTCAGTGATTCCCAGCTTGTAGTCAATCAGGTGGTAGGAGACTTCAAAGCCAACCAGAAAAACCTGGGATCCTACAAAAGTCTAGCTGGCGCCCTCCTCCAACACTTCACATCTTACAAACTCACACAAATACCAAGAGCCAAGAACTCCAAGGCAGACGCTCTCGCGCGACTCGCCACAGCCCCTCCCAAGTCCACGCCACCAGATGTGCACATAGAAGTCTTGGACAAGCCTAGTATCTCCAAGGCTTATTCAGAAATCTTTGTCCTCGAAGCGCCTAGCCAGCCCTCGTGGATGGACCCATATGTGGCCTTCCTTTCTAATGGTACCTTGCCCCGAGACAAGCACGAGGCGCAGCGGTTACGCCACAAAGCTTCACTCTACCTACTTAGAGGCAAGAAGTTATACCGCCGTGGTCAGTCGTGTCCCTTTTTGAGATGCTTACCTACAGAAGAAGGGCATAAAGTGTTGAAATCACTCCACAGTGGTGTTTGTGGAAACCATGCAGGAGCTCGGAACCTCATGTTTAAAGCACTAAGAGCTGGATACTATTGGCCAACATTAGAACAAGATGCAAAGGCAGTTGCCCAAGTATGCCTTCACTACCACAAATTTGCTAATTTTGCCCACCATCCCCCAGTTCCACTATCTGTCATCATTTCCCCAATCCCTTTCAGCCACTGGGGCCTCGACTTCGTGGGACGGCTACCCACAGCCCCGGGACAACTCAAATTTGCAATTGTCATTGTGGACTATAACACGAAGTGGATAGAGGTAGAACCTCTTGCCACAATCACAACTGAAAAGGTGATAAACTTCCTATGGCGTAATTTATATTGCCGGTTTGGAGTACCACAAGCAATCATCACAGATAATGGGACACAATTTGACAATGACACATTCAGAGAATTCCTCTATGAGCAAGGCATTGCAATCTTCTATGCCTCCCCAACACACCCTCAGACTAATGGCCAGGTGGAAGCCATAAACAAGTTTATCAAGCAAAACCTGAAGAAACGCCTAGAAGATGCTAAAGGGTTATGGGCTGTCAAGCTCCCAGAAGTCCTCTGGACAATTCGTACCACCCCAACAACAGCCACAGGGGAATCCCCATACCTCTTGTCCTTTGGCACCGAGGCAGTGATCCTTGTGGAAATGGAGGTCCCGAGTGAACGTATCACAACATACGATCCCAAGACAAACGCCACGGGGCTACGACTCAACATGGACCTCCTCGAGGAACGCCGAGACAGAGCACATCTCAGAAATGTCAACAACAAACAAAAGATTGCTCGACACTACAACAAGAAAGTAGTTCCCTGCCCTCTAAAGGTAGGTGACTGGGTCATGAAAGAGGTCATTCCCCACCCCACTAGACTCAAGGCAAAGTGGGAAGGCCCACTGGAGATAGTCAATGCCCCGGGGCCAGCTACATTCTATCTCCGCGACACTGATAGCCGAGTCCTACCTCTCCCCTGGAATGCTCGCCACCTCCACCTCCACCTCCACCTCTACCCTATTTAA
- the LOC101305400 gene encoding E3 ubiquitin-protein ligase RING1-like, which translates to MEMEMEIVHDQLTFWCHVCDMSVTLPATTVACPHCFSDLLELMDYSTHAPEADRLNSPLLRRLIHHLSAADVLPPPPANVYLLPASKAYVDVIPTVKMTSRSMTVCAVCKEQFAEDAEAKQLACSHVYHPDCILPWLSSRSSCPLCRFQLPTDVDHPPDSQHRLQRLVHYRLQLHDHRNGGLQ; encoded by the exons ATGGAGATGGAGATGGAGATTGTTCATGATCAGCTGACGTTCTGGTGCCACGTGTGCGACATGAGCGTGACTCTGCCGGCGACGACCGTCGCCTGTCCACACTGCTTCAGCGACCTCCTGGAGCTCATGGACTACTCCACTCATGCTCCAGAAGCAGACCGCCTCAACAGCCCACTCCTCCGCCGCCTGATCCACCATCTGTCCGCCGCCGACGTCCTTCCGCCCCCGCCCGCTAATGTCTACTTACTGCCGGCTTCCAAGGCCTACGTAGACGTCATCCCGACCGTGAAGATGACGTCACGTTCAATGACGGTGTGCGCTGTTTGTAAGGAGCAATTTGCGGAGGATGCGGAGGCTAAGCAGCTGGCTTGCAGCCACGTGTACCATCCTGACTGCATCCTCCCTTGGCTTTCTTCCCGCAGTTCATGCCCCCTCTGCCGCTTTCAGCTCCCCACCGACGTCGACCACCCTCCAGACTCCCAACACCGACTTCAACGTCTTGTCCATTACCGTCTTCAACTCCACGACCACCGCAACG GTGGGTTACAGTAA